A genomic stretch from Photobacterium atrarenae includes:
- the ltrA gene encoding group II intron reverse transcriptase/maturase has translation MERICSSTNLNQALRRVKKNKGCAGVDKLDITATISMLRQSSNGQALRQSLLDGSYQPQPVLGVEIPKPSGGVRQLGIPTVLDRVVQQAITSVLTDIYEPQFSSNSYGFRPNRSAHHALVAASHYIREGRGYVVDIDLAKYFDTVNHDRLMHRLSEDITDKRVLKLVRSYLQAGIMRNGLVEQRQRGTPQGGPLSPLLSNIVLDELDKELERRGHKFCRYADDCQIYVHSEEAANRVKASITEFLEQKLKLRVNREKSAATRVTERTYLGHRFQRDGSIHISKTAQTQMKKRVRQITKRNRGRELKTVLVELTQYLRGWQHYFKLAIRKSAMQRLDEWIRRRLRCYRLKQRKRRYSIATWLRQEGVSERNAWKLAMSDKGWWHLALSPQLNQAMPMKWFKEMGLYSLRDGYESLKIYSEPPYATHACTVV, from the coding sequence ATGGAGCGGATCTGCTCCTCAACAAATCTGAACCAAGCCCTGAGAAGAGTGAAGAAGAACAAGGGATGTGCTGGGGTTGATAAACTCGACATAACAGCGACTATCTCGATGCTTCGGCAGTCTTCTAATGGGCAAGCGCTCCGCCAGAGCCTTCTGGACGGGAGCTACCAACCGCAACCCGTTCTGGGTGTAGAAATTCCCAAACCTAGCGGGGGAGTGAGGCAGCTAGGTATCCCAACTGTACTTGATAGGGTAGTCCAACAGGCCATTACCTCAGTACTGACAGATATCTACGAACCTCAGTTTTCAAGCAACAGTTATGGGTTCAGGCCTAACCGCAGTGCCCACCATGCATTGGTGGCAGCAAGCCACTACATCAGGGAGGGGCGGGGTTATGTAGTCGACATAGACCTGGCGAAATACTTCGATACTGTGAACCACGATAGACTGATGCACAGGCTATCGGAGGACATCACAGATAAACGGGTCCTGAAGCTGGTCAGGTCATACCTACAGGCAGGCATAATGCGAAACGGGTTAGTTGAGCAGAGGCAACGAGGGACGCCACAGGGTGGACCATTATCTCCGCTGCTATCAAATATCGTATTAGATGAGTTGGATAAAGAGCTTGAGCGAAGAGGGCATAAGTTCTGCCGATATGCAGACGACTGCCAAATCTACGTGCACAGTGAGGAAGCCGCCAATCGAGTAAAAGCCTCAATCACGGAGTTCTTGGAGCAGAAACTGAAACTCAGGGTTAACCGTGAGAAAAGTGCGGCAACGAGAGTGACAGAGCGGACTTACCTAGGCCATCGCTTTCAACGAGATGGAAGCATCCATATCTCGAAGACAGCACAAACTCAGATGAAGAAGCGAGTGCGTCAAATAACGAAGCGGAATCGAGGGCGAGAGTTGAAGACAGTCCTAGTCGAACTCACTCAATACCTAAGAGGTTGGCAACACTATTTCAAGCTTGCCATACGGAAAAGCGCGATGCAGCGCTTGGATGAATGGATAAGGCGGCGCTTACGGTGCTATCGCCTCAAGCAGCGCAAGCGCAGATACAGCATAGCGACATGGTTACGCCAAGAGGGTGTAAGCGAACGCAATGCGTGGAAGCTGGCGATGTCAGATAAAGGGTGGTGGCACTTGGCTTTATCGCCCCAGCTCAATCAGGCCATGCCAATGAAATGGTTCAAGGAGATGGGTCTGTACTCGTTGCGAGATGGGTACGAGTCACTGAAAATATATTCGGAACCGCCGTATGCGACCCACGCTTGTACGGTGGTGTGA
- the rsxA gene encoding electron transport complex subunit RsxA — translation MTEYLLLLIGTVLVNNFVLVKFLGLCPFMGVSKKLETAIGMGLATTFVLTLASVSAYLVEAYILEPLGIQYLRTLSFILVIAVVVQFTEMVVHKTSPTLYRLLGIFLPLITTNCAVLGVALLNINERHNFIESVIYGFGAAVGFSLVLVLFASMRERIAAADVPGPFQGASIAMITAGLMSLAFLGFTGLVKL, via the coding sequence ATGACTGAGTACCTACTCCTCCTCATAGGGACAGTGTTGGTCAACAACTTTGTCCTGGTGAAATTTTTAGGCCTCTGCCCGTTTATGGGCGTGTCTAAAAAACTAGAAACTGCAATTGGCATGGGTCTGGCCACCACGTTTGTCCTGACCCTGGCTTCTGTCTCTGCCTACCTGGTTGAAGCGTATATTCTCGAACCGCTCGGTATTCAGTACCTGCGCACCCTCAGCTTTATCCTGGTCATCGCGGTGGTGGTGCAATTTACTGAAATGGTCGTCCATAAGACCAGTCCGACCCTCTATCGCCTGCTGGGGATCTTCCTGCCGCTGATCACCACCAACTGCGCAGTGCTGGGTGTTGCGCTGTTGAATATTAACGAGCGCCATAACTTCATCGAATCGGTGATATACGGATTCGGCGCAGCCGTCGGTTTCTCGCTGGTTCTGGTCCTTTTCGCATCCATGCGCGAGCGAATTGCCGCAGCGGATGTCCCGGGCCCTTTCCAAGGGGCCTCCATCGCCATGATCACCGCCGGCCTGATGTCTCTGGCCTTCCTCGGCTTTACTGGATTGGTGAAATTGTAA
- the rsxB gene encoding electron transport complex subunit RsxB — translation MSGILIAVIAIAVLAAIFGLILGFASIRFKVEADPIVEQIDAILPQTQCGQCGYPGCRPYAEAIANGDNINKCPPGGQQAIEKLADLMGVEVQESAHEEDKGLKKVAFIHEDMCIGCTKCIQACPVDAIVGGTKALHTVIKDECTGCDLCVAPCPTDCIEMVPVESTPESWKWDLDQIPVVNIPTDASVNKVR, via the coding sequence ATGAGTGGAATTTTAATTGCTGTCATTGCAATCGCAGTGCTTGCTGCGATTTTTGGCCTTATTCTGGGCTTTGCATCCATTCGCTTTAAAGTCGAAGCTGATCCGATCGTCGAGCAGATTGATGCGATCTTGCCGCAAACTCAATGCGGTCAGTGTGGCTATCCGGGTTGCCGTCCTTACGCTGAAGCCATCGCCAACGGCGACAACATTAACAAATGTCCGCCGGGTGGCCAGCAAGCGATTGAAAAACTGGCCGACTTGATGGGGGTGGAAGTTCAGGAATCCGCCCACGAAGAAGATAAAGGGCTGAAGAAAGTGGCCTTTATCCATGAAGATATGTGTATCGGCTGTACCAAATGTATTCAGGCCTGTCCGGTCGACGCGATTGTCGGCGGCACCAAAGCACTCCATACCGTCATTAAAGACGAATGTACCGGCTGTGACCTGTGTGTCGCACCTTGCCCAACGGACTGCATCGAGATGGTGCCGGTTGAATCGACACCAGAGAGCTGGAAATGGGATCTTGACCAAATCCCTGTCGTCAATATTCCTACGGATGCAAGTGTGAACAAGGTAAGGTAA
- the rsxC gene encoding electron transport complex subunit RsxC, with protein sequence MLSIIEQIKQGQLWDFPGGIHPPEQKTLSNRTAIAEAALPPKLVLPLKQHLGAIGDLLVSAGDKVKKGQMLTHTDVALSVPIHAPTSGTVIAIEQHTIAHPSGLSDRCIVIEPDGEETWTAKTPVANYHDASPADLIDHIRLHGIAGMGGAGFPAGRKLQSGLGKTEILILNAAECEPYITADDRLMQDHAEEVIKGIRILQHILQPKLTVIGIEDNKPEAIAALQAQVSEQDNIVIRVIPTKYPSGGEKQLIKVLTGKEVPSKGIPADIGIMMHNVGTAHAIKRAVVDGEPLIQRVVTVTGQTVKQPGNAWALLGTPVQFLLERFGFKADKKLPRVIMGGPMMGFTLPHTAVPVTKISNCILAPTRKEISPTTQEMACIRCTACAEACPVSLLPQQLQWYAKDEDYDKCEEYNLFDCIECGACAYVCPSEIPLVHYYRQAKAEIHHRKQDEINAERAKQRFEAKKARLERDKAERENRFKKAADNRRQEMKSSGGDDAVAAAIARVKAKQAAASPDTSTEKKPAVAAAIARAKAKQAAAQAAQSENTEALPDNTEMAKLREERKRQARERKAAKQAAEASSDLEAPASTGDAKKDAVAAAIARAKARKAAQQARATETEAAEPEKAEAEQADEPADDPKKAAVAAAIARAKARKAAQQARTTETEAAEPEKAEAEQADAPADDPKKAAVAAAIARAKARKAAQQARSTETEAAEPEKAEAEQADASANDPKRAAVAAAIVRAKARKAAQQARSTETEAAEPEKAEAEQADAPADDPKKAAVAAAIARAKARKAAQQARSTETEAAEPEKAEAEQADVPADDPKKAAVAAAIARAKARKAAKEAEQAGKNAPQNHEEN encoded by the coding sequence ATGCTGTCAATTATCGAACAAATTAAACAAGGCCAGCTATGGGACTTTCCGGGAGGCATTCACCCACCGGAGCAGAAAACCCTCTCCAACCGCACCGCCATCGCTGAAGCCGCACTACCACCGAAACTGGTGCTGCCGTTAAAACAGCACTTGGGCGCTATCGGCGATCTTCTGGTTTCAGCTGGGGACAAAGTCAAAAAAGGTCAGATGCTGACCCATACCGATGTCGCACTGAGTGTGCCGATCCATGCCCCGACCTCTGGTACCGTAATCGCGATTGAACAACATACTATCGCCCACCCATCCGGCCTGTCCGACCGCTGTATTGTCATTGAGCCCGACGGTGAAGAAACCTGGACCGCCAAAACACCGGTGGCGAATTACCATGACGCCAGTCCGGCCGATCTGATTGATCACATCCGCTTGCACGGCATTGCCGGGATGGGCGGCGCCGGCTTCCCTGCCGGCCGTAAGCTGCAAAGTGGGTTGGGGAAAACCGAGATTCTGATCCTCAATGCCGCAGAGTGTGAACCTTACATCACTGCCGATGATCGGTTGATGCAGGACCATGCCGAAGAAGTGATCAAAGGGATCCGAATTCTGCAGCATATCCTGCAGCCCAAACTCACTGTGATTGGGATTGAAGATAATAAGCCGGAGGCGATTGCCGCCCTGCAAGCCCAAGTCTCCGAGCAAGACAACATTGTGATCCGGGTGATTCCGACCAAGTATCCCTCCGGTGGCGAGAAGCAGCTGATCAAAGTTCTGACCGGGAAAGAAGTGCCGTCGAAAGGCATTCCGGCAGATATTGGCATAATGATGCACAATGTAGGAACGGCCCATGCCATCAAGCGCGCCGTGGTTGACGGTGAGCCGCTGATCCAGCGCGTCGTCACAGTCACCGGCCAAACGGTCAAGCAGCCGGGCAACGCTTGGGCACTGCTCGGCACACCGGTGCAGTTCCTGCTCGAGCGTTTCGGGTTCAAAGCCGATAAGAAACTGCCGCGTGTGATTATGGGCGGCCCGATGATGGGATTTACCCTGCCCCACACCGCAGTACCTGTAACCAAGATCTCCAACTGCATTCTGGCGCCAACGCGCAAGGAAATATCGCCGACAACCCAGGAAATGGCCTGTATTCGTTGTACAGCCTGTGCGGAAGCCTGTCCGGTCTCCTTGCTGCCACAGCAACTGCAGTGGTATGCCAAAGATGAAGATTACGACAAGTGCGAAGAGTACAACCTGTTCGACTGTATCGAATGCGGGGCGTGTGCTTACGTCTGCCCGAGTGAGATTCCGCTGGTCCACTATTATCGCCAGGCCAAAGCCGAAATTCACCACCGGAAGCAGGATGAAATCAATGCTGAGCGTGCGAAACAGCGCTTTGAGGCGAAGAAAGCCCGCTTAGAGCGTGACAAAGCCGAGCGGGAAAATCGCTTCAAGAAAGCGGCTGACAACCGTCGCCAAGAGATGAAATCCTCTGGCGGAGATGATGCTGTTGCAGCCGCCATTGCCCGGGTCAAAGCCAAGCAAGCCGCAGCTAGCCCGGATACCAGTACAGAGAAAAAGCCTGCCGTCGCTGCAGCAATTGCCCGGGCCAAAGCGAAACAGGCCGCTGCCCAGGCCGCACAATCGGAAAACACAGAAGCACTGCCGGATAATACTGAAATGGCCAAGTTGCGCGAAGAGCGCAAGCGCCAGGCCCGCGAGCGAAAAGCCGCGAAGCAAGCCGCTGAAGCCAGTTCAGACTTGGAAGCCCCTGCAAGCACTGGCGATGCGAAGAAAGATGCCGTTGCGGCCGCCATTGCCCGTGCCAAAGCGCGCAAGGCTGCCCAGCAGGCCCGAGCTACTGAGACGGAAGCAGCCGAGCCAGAAAAAGCTGAAGCTGAGCAAGCCGATGAACCTGCAGACGATCCGAAAAAAGCCGCCGTTGCGGCCGCCATTGCCCGGGCCAAAGCACGCAAGGCGGCCCAGCAGGCCCGAACTACTGAGACGGAAGCAGCCGAGCCAGAAAAAGCTGAAGCTGAGCAAGCCGATGCACCTGCAGACGATCCGAAAAAAGCCGCCGTGGCGGCCGCCATTGCCCGGGCCAAAGCGCGCAAGGCGGCCCAGCAGGCCCGATCTACTGAGACGGAAGCAGCCGAGCCAGAAAAAGCTGAAGCTGAGCAAGCCGACGCATCTGCAAACGATCCGAAAAGAGCCGCCGTGGCGGCCGCCATTGTCCGGGCCAAAGCGCGCAAGGCGGCCCAGCAGGCCCGATCTACTGAGACGGAAGCAGCCGAGCCAGAAAAAGCTGAAGCTGAGCAAGCCGACGCACCTGCAGACGATCCGAAAAAAGCCGCCGTTGCGGCCGCCATTGCCCGGGCCAAAGCACGCAAGGCGGCCCAGCAGGCCCGATCTACTGAGACGGAAGCAGCCGAGCCAGAAAAAGCTGAAGCTGAGCAAGCCGACGTACCTGCAGACGATCCGAAAAAAGCCGCCGTTGCGGCTGCCATTGCCCGGGCCAAAGCGCGCAAGGCGGCCAAAGAAGCCGAACAGGCAGGTAAAAATGCACCACAGAATCATGAGGAAAACTAA
- the rsxD gene encoding electron transport complex subunit RsxD, with protein MAFNIASSPHTHSRRSTRDIMRTVILCTTLGVAAQWYFFGWGVLIQVLLASGVAVGAEAAVLKLRKRPILPYLRDNSALLTGVLLGISIPPLSPWWLTVIGVVFAIVIAKHLYGGLGQNLFNPAMVAYVVLLISFPVQMTTWLPPESLIAHPTSLLDSVLAIFTGFTQDGFSVHQLRMSVDGITMATPLDTLKTSLTTGHTTTEILAGPVFGSIAGVGWEWINIGFLIGGIIMLKMRIIQWHIPAGMLGTLFVISTLAFIIHPDGTASPIMHLFSGATMLGAFFIATDPVSASTTVKGRIIFGALIGLLVFFIRTWGGYPDGVAFGVLLANMCVPLIDYYTRPRTYGHS; from the coding sequence GTGGCTTTTAATATCGCCAGTTCACCGCATACCCATAGTCGTCGCAGTACCCGCGACATCATGCGGACAGTCATTCTCTGTACAACTCTGGGCGTTGCCGCCCAGTGGTACTTCTTTGGCTGGGGCGTGCTGATCCAGGTTCTGTTAGCGTCAGGGGTTGCCGTCGGAGCAGAAGCGGCAGTGCTCAAGCTTCGCAAACGTCCAATCTTGCCCTACCTGCGGGACAACAGTGCCCTGCTGACCGGTGTCTTACTTGGTATTTCGATCCCGCCATTGTCACCCTGGTGGCTGACCGTTATCGGCGTCGTGTTTGCCATTGTGATTGCCAAACACCTCTACGGCGGATTGGGCCAGAACCTGTTTAATCCCGCGATGGTGGCCTATGTCGTGCTGCTGATCTCCTTCCCGGTCCAGATGACCACCTGGCTGCCGCCCGAGTCGCTGATCGCGCATCCGACCTCCTTGCTCGATAGCGTCCTCGCGATTTTCACTGGGTTCACTCAGGATGGCTTTAGCGTTCACCAGTTACGGATGTCGGTTGATGGGATCACCATGGCGACACCGCTCGATACTCTGAAAACCTCGCTGACCACCGGCCACACGACCACCGAGATCCTGGCAGGACCGGTGTTCGGGAGCATCGCCGGTGTTGGCTGGGAATGGATCAATATCGGTTTCCTGATTGGCGGGATCATTATGCTGAAAATGCGGATCATCCAATGGCACATCCCGGCCGGGATGCTGGGAACCCTGTTTGTGATCAGCACCCTGGCCTTCATAATTCACCCGGACGGAACCGCCTCGCCGATCATGCACCTGTTCTCAGGCGCCACCATGCTCGGGGCATTTTTTATCGCCACCGATCCGGTTTCGGCTTCGACGACCGTCAAAGGTCGGATTATTTTCGGTGCGCTGATTGGCCTGCTGGTCTTTTTCATCCGCACCTGGGGCGGCTACCCGGATGGCGTTGCCTTTGGGGTCCTGCTGGCGAACATGTGCGTGCCACTGATCGACTACTATACCCGTCCCCGGACTTACGGCCATTCATAG
- the rsxG gene encoding electron transport complex subunit RsxG, whose amino-acid sequence MLNAMKKNSGVLATFALLSTLLVSFTYLLTADRIQAQQQKDLLKVLNQVIPADSHDNELYQSCTVITSEQYLGTTEPMPAYLAKKDGQFSGVAIEAIAPDGYNGAIKLIVGLDKAGTVTGVRVLNHNETPGLGDKIDTRITDWIYSFTGKKLQGEKDPSWAVRKDGGNFDQFTGATITPRAVVGAVKNVSLYYQRHQQQLFNQPLNCQGNA is encoded by the coding sequence ATGCTCAATGCCATGAAAAAAAACAGCGGCGTGCTGGCCACGTTCGCCTTACTCTCTACCCTACTGGTTTCCTTCACTTACTTGCTGACCGCGGATCGGATCCAGGCCCAGCAGCAAAAAGATTTGCTGAAGGTCTTAAACCAGGTGATCCCGGCCGACAGTCACGACAATGAGTTGTACCAAAGCTGTACGGTGATCACCAGTGAGCAGTATCTCGGCACGACCGAGCCCATGCCGGCCTATCTTGCAAAAAAGGACGGTCAATTCTCCGGTGTTGCCATCGAGGCGATTGCTCCCGACGGCTACAATGGTGCGATTAAGCTGATTGTCGGACTGGACAAAGCCGGCACCGTCACCGGGGTGCGGGTACTGAATCATAATGAAACACCGGGCCTGGGTGATAAAATCGACACCCGGATCACCGACTGGATTTACAGCTTTACCGGTAAAAAGCTGCAGGGCGAAAAAGATCCGAGCTGGGCCGTGCGCAAAGATGGCGGCAACTTCGATCAGTTCACCGGGGCAACCATTACCCCCCGTGCCGTTGTCGGTGCGGTCAAGAATGTTTCCCTGTACTATCAACGCCACCAGCAGCAACTGTTTAACCAACCGCTCAATTGCCAGGGTAACGCATGA
- a CDS encoding electron transport complex subunit E yields MSTNKELMKSGLWDNNPAIVQLLGLCPLLAVSATVTNALGLGLASTMVLIGSNLIVSLVRQWIPSEVRIPVFVMIIAALVTCVQLLMNAFTYGLYQSLGIFIPLIVTNCIIIGRAESFASKNAPVPAVLDGLWMGMGLTSALVVLGAIREVLGNGTLFDGADRLLGDWAAVLRIEVFSFDSNFLLAMLPPGAFIGVGLIIALKNVIDKQREKKSAVGDEKPQIERVRVTSTN; encoded by the coding sequence ATGAGTACGAATAAAGAACTGATGAAAAGTGGCCTGTGGGACAATAACCCGGCCATCGTTCAACTGTTGGGCCTTTGTCCGCTGTTGGCTGTCTCGGCAACGGTCACCAATGCGTTGGGCCTGGGGCTGGCATCAACCATGGTGCTGATCGGCTCCAACCTGATCGTCTCACTTGTCCGTCAGTGGATCCCGTCCGAGGTTCGGATCCCGGTGTTTGTGATGATCATTGCCGCACTGGTGACTTGTGTCCAATTACTCATGAACGCCTTTACTTACGGCCTGTATCAATCCTTGGGGATCTTCATTCCCCTGATTGTCACCAACTGTATCATTATTGGCCGTGCCGAATCATTTGCGTCGAAGAATGCCCCGGTCCCGGCGGTACTGGATGGTTTGTGGATGGGCATGGGCCTGACCTCAGCCCTGGTTGTACTTGGTGCCATACGTGAAGTTCTGGGCAACGGCACCCTATTTGATGGTGCGGATCGTCTACTGGGAGACTGGGCTGCCGTACTGCGAATTGAAGTATTCAGCTTTGACAGCAACTTCCTGCTGGCGATGTTGCCACCCGGTGCCTTTATCGGGGTCGGTTTGATCATCGCCCTGAAGAATGTGATTGATAAGCAGCGCGAGAAAAAATCTGCCGTCGGCGACGAAAAGCCACAGATTGAGCGCGTCCGTGTCACATCGACCAATTAA
- the nth gene encoding endonuclease III translates to MNNEKRVQILERLRAENPHPETELNWSSPFELLIAVLLSAQATDVSVNKATDKLYPVANTPQAMYDLGVDGVKEYIKTIGLFNSKAENVIKTCKILLEKHGGEVPENREALEALPGVGRKTANVVLNTAFGWPTIAVDTHIFRVSNRTKFAMGKNVDQVEQKLLKVVPKEFKVDVHHWLILHGRYTCVARKPRCGSCIIEDLCEFKDKVYPDE, encoded by the coding sequence ATGAACAATGAAAAGCGCGTTCAGATCCTTGAGCGCCTACGGGCAGAAAACCCGCATCCGGAAACAGAGCTGAACTGGAGCTCACCTTTTGAATTGCTGATCGCCGTATTACTGTCAGCGCAGGCCACTGATGTCAGCGTCAACAAGGCCACAGACAAGCTCTACCCGGTCGCCAACACACCGCAAGCCATGTACGACTTAGGCGTTGACGGGGTGAAGGAATACATCAAAACCATCGGCCTGTTTAACTCCAAAGCCGAAAATGTCATCAAAACCTGCAAAATCTTGCTGGAAAAGCATGGCGGTGAAGTACCGGAAAACCGCGAAGCCCTGGAAGCGCTGCCGGGTGTCGGCAGAAAGACTGCGAACGTAGTACTCAATACCGCATTTGGCTGGCCAACGATAGCCGTCGACACCCATATTTTCCGGGTATCCAACCGCACCAAGTTTGCGATGGGAAAAAATGTCGATCAGGTTGAACAGAAGCTACTGAAAGTGGTACCGAAAGAGTTCAAGGTCGACGTCCATCACTGGTTGATCTTACATGGCCGCTATACCTGTGTTGCCCGCAAGCCACGCTGCGGCAGCTGCATCATTGAAGATCTTTGTGAATTTAAAGACAAAGTCTACCCGGACGAGTGA
- the gloA gene encoding lactoylglutathione lyase gives MANGRILHTMLRVGDLDRSIEFYTDIMGMKLLRKHDNEAYKYTLAFVGYCEESEGAVIELTYNWGTTEYDLGDAYGHIAIGVEDIYATCDAIRAAGGNVTREPGPVKGGTTHIAFVTDPDGYKIELIQRN, from the coding sequence ATGGCAAACGGACGCATTCTTCACACCATGCTACGTGTCGGCGATCTGGACCGCTCAATTGAGTTCTACACCGACATCATGGGCATGAAGCTGCTACGCAAGCACGATAACGAAGCCTACAAATATACCCTGGCCTTTGTCGGATACTGTGAGGAGTCTGAAGGCGCTGTCATCGAGCTGACCTATAACTGGGGCACAACCGAATATGATCTGGGCGATGCCTATGGTCACATCGCCATTGGGGTCGAAGACATTTATGCCACCTGTGATGCCATTCGTGCTGCCGGCGGAAATGTCACCCGTGAGCCTGGCCCGGTGAAAGGCGGCACAACGCATATTGCATTTGTCACCGATCCGGACGGCTACAAGATTGAGCTGATCCAACGCAATTAA
- a CDS encoding superoxide dismutase, with the protein MSFSFPELPYAYSALEPYIDAKTMEIHYSRHHKTYYDKFMTAIAGTELEQCTLHDIFARISHLPPAVRNHGGGFFNHNLYWQCMSPNGGGQPGGLLAEAINCHFGSFEDFKTAFSELAATHFGSGFIWLSVHEGRLEVSSTSNQDNPLMDVVEQRGEPILALDVWEHAYYISYQNKRPEYIDAWWHVVDWQQVEIHYLEALQRQ; encoded by the coding sequence ATGTCATTTTCATTTCCCGAATTACCATACGCTTACTCAGCGCTGGAACCTTATATCGATGCCAAAACAATGGAGATCCACTACAGCCGCCACCATAAGACCTACTATGATAAGTTCATGACGGCGATTGCTGGAACCGAGCTGGAACAATGCACCCTGCACGATATTTTTGCCCGGATCTCCCATCTGCCACCAGCCGTTCGCAACCATGGCGGTGGCTTTTTCAATCACAACCTCTACTGGCAATGCATGTCACCAAACGGCGGCGGTCAGCCGGGAGGTCTGCTTGCCGAAGCGATCAACTGTCATTTCGGCAGCTTTGAGGATTTCAAAACAGCCTTTTCTGAACTGGCTGCCACTCACTTTGGTTCCGGTTTTATCTGGCTGTCCGTCCATGAAGGCCGACTGGAGGTTTCATCGACCAGCAACCAGGACAACCCGCTGATGGATGTTGTCGAACAACGTGGTGAGCCGATCCTGGCCCTGGATGTATGGGAGCACGCCTATTACATCAGCTATCAGAACAAGCGCCCGGAATACATTGACGCCTGGTGGCATGTGGTCGACTGGCAGCAGGTCGAAATACATTATCTTGAGGCATTACAGCGGCAATAA
- a CDS encoding DUF2753 domain-containing protein: protein MDVSRWERHTLLATEAEKNHRPMMSVIHYQLALAESQQLEPIHGTRDELEDLLTIKVISCHNLAAFWRRSGDTEYELKYLQLASEQVMALIPQCPRKTCDAFIDSLGCCRSALIEFLKRHPNPAVARQVEHINLSNQCELIAKFRLH from the coding sequence ATGGACGTATCACGCTGGGAGCGACATACCTTACTGGCGACAGAGGCGGAAAAGAATCACCGGCCGATGATGTCAGTGATCCATTATCAGCTGGCATTGGCAGAATCTCAGCAACTGGAGCCTATTCACGGTACCCGTGACGAGCTGGAAGATCTGCTGACGATTAAGGTGATCTCCTGCCACAATCTGGCGGCGTTCTGGCGGCGGAGCGGCGATACTGAGTATGAGCTCAAATATCTCCAACTGGCCTCTGAACAAGTGATGGCACTGATCCCCCAGTGTCCGCGCAAGACATGTGATGCGTTTATCGACAGCCTGGGCTGCTGCCGTTCGGCACTGATTGAATTTCTCAAACGCCACCCGAACCCGGCCGTGGCCAGGCAGGTTGAGCATATCAACCTCAGCAACCAGTGCGAGCTAATTGCGAAGTTTCGTTTGCATTAA
- the motY gene encoding flagellar protein MotY, with the protein MVNSKTSLCLAALIGTLLSEPALAAKQYVATPAQSSWKVAVDTPLECRMLHPIPNYGEALFISRASKKINLDFELKMRRPMGGTRNVNLVSMPPRWMPGNAAEPLTQLTFFKQFDGYIGGQMAWAMLAELEVGRYPTLSYPDWQHRDQRIEVGLSAVSFQDTYQQFSQCLDNLLPYSFEDIAFTVLHYDKDSDELNKASRQRLSQIADFVRYSDDVDLVLVATYTDSQGGKNVNQALSERRAKKLEAYFMEMGLPKDRIQVEAYGKRRPIADNKTPIGRNKNRRVVISLGRTII; encoded by the coding sequence ATGGTTAACAGTAAAACTTCATTATGCCTGGCTGCCTTGATCGGCACGTTGCTCAGTGAGCCTGCACTGGCTGCCAAGCAGTATGTCGCCACACCGGCTCAATCCAGTTGGAAGGTTGCGGTGGATACGCCACTGGAATGCCGTATGCTGCATCCGATCCCCAATTATGGCGAAGCGTTGTTTATCTCCCGGGCGAGCAAAAAGATTAACCTCGATTTCGAATTGAAAATGCGCCGGCCGATGGGGGGCACCCGAAACGTCAATCTGGTGTCGATGCCGCCGCGCTGGATGCCGGGCAATGCTGCCGAGCCGCTGACGCAGCTCACCTTTTTTAAGCAATTCGACGGGTATATCGGTGGCCAAATGGCGTGGGCTATGTTGGCTGAGCTGGAAGTCGGACGTTATCCAACCTTGAGTTATCCTGACTGGCAGCACCGGGATCAGCGGATTGAAGTGGGGTTGTCAGCGGTGTCTTTTCAGGACACCTACCAACAATTTAGTCAGTGTCTGGATAACCTGCTGCCGTACAGTTTCGAAGATATCGCCTTTACCGTGCTTCATTACGATAAAGACAGTGACGAGCTGAACAAAGCTTCGCGCCAGCGCCTGTCACAGATTGCCGACTTTGTCCGCTACAGCGATGATGTCGATCTGGTGTTGGTGGCGACCTATACCGATTCCCAAGGCGGAAAAAATGTCAACCAGGCGCTTTCTGAGCGCCGGGCCAAAAAGCTAGAAGCCTATTTCATGGAAATGGGGCTGCCCAAAGACCGGATCCAGGTTGAGGCATACGGTAAGCGGCGTCCAATCGCAGACAATAAAACCCCGATTGGAAGGAATAAAAACCGTCGGGTGGTGATCTCTTTGGGCCGAACCATTATTTAA